One window of the Salvia miltiorrhiza cultivar Shanhuang (shh) chromosome 6, IMPLAD_Smil_shh, whole genome shotgun sequence genome contains the following:
- the LOC130990602 gene encoding uncharacterized protein LOC130990602, with protein MRRTRSAGNEDLLFNEEVERLARQNNAARRRAEQEAQARERQLQTRERQRVAEGEMADNPKGQNANANKTLRDMMFPSNLNLRPSAIVLPEITGNWELKHTLIQILPKYSDMPGEDPQRHLQDFEMACGTVRTASPALGEYIRLLTFPFSLLEGAREWLYDLPEGSIRTWQELQSKFLERYFPVARIQNLRTRISNIKMGSTEVLYEYWGRFKQMLAKCPQHQIPDHDLIRYFVGGLRRQDRQWLHAACGGSILNKSAAEAFKLIADMAEESRDEEGTIVRTPLTPATSAQDDKLDKLCNMFEKFMTNQGAPNQGIPNIRKSVKACQLCMATSHATDECPQLFEDEELNAIGQQSGGNNGGQNQKPFEPYRQQYNNQGWRQHENLRYDNNHYLGPNQGQTSNPPQYSQQPQQARGSSLSELVHQMAQQQVKFQSETEKFIMETRGGMQNVNSQLSHLAQAVARLESKQGTLPSQVEVKKVNAMTLRGGKELPEIVKEKDQEKLEINEQVGMGSADEEEFAREKEATRKATEKGKGKSSQTEPILPFPGRAAKEQEKEELTELVKIFKKVEVNMPLLVALRSMPRCAKFLKELCTRKVKYTDDAKFQVGESVFAVLQRDMPTKCGDPGMFYIPC; from the coding sequence ATGCGTCGTACCAGGAGTGCAGGTAACGAAGATCTCTTGTTTAACGAGGAGGTTGAGAGACTTGCTCGACAGAACAACGCTGCTAGACGCAGGGCAGAGCAAGAGGCACAAGCCAGAGAGAGACAGTTACAAACCAGAGAGAGGCAGAGAGTAGCAGAGGGAGAGATGGCGGATAATCCAAAGGGGCAGAATGCCAATGCAAACAAAACACTCCGAGACATGATGTTTCCAAGCAACCTGAACCTCCGGCCCTCAGCCATAGTACTGCCGgagatcactggaaattgggagTTGAAGCATACGCTTATCCAGATTTTGCCCAAATACAGTGATATGCCTGGAGAGGACCCTCAAAGGCATTTACAAGATTTTGAGATGGCATGTGGAACAGTGCGCACCGCCAGCCCAGCACTTGGTGAATACATCCGACTCCTtacttttccgttctctctGTTAGAAGGAGCGAGGGAATGGTTGTATGATCTACCCGAAGGAAGCATTCGAACATGGCAGGAGCTACAGAGCAAGTTTTTGGAGCGATACTTTCCAGTTGCCCGGATTCAGAATTTGAGAACTCGAATAAGCAATATAAAGATGGGATCAACAGAAGTCTTATATGAGTACTGGGGAAGGTTCAAGCAGATGctggccaaatgcccacaacaccaGATACCGGATCATGATCTTATTCGGTATTTCGTGGGAGGACTCCGGAGGCAAGATAGGCAATGGTTACACGCTGCATGTGGAGGATCAATTTTAAACAAATCAGCAGCGGAAGCTTTCAAGCTCATAGCCGACATGGCAGAGGAATCGAGAGATGAGGAAGGAACTATAGTCAGGACTCCTCTGACACCAGCCACCTCTGCTCAAGACGATAAATTGGACAAGTTGTGCAACATGTTCGAGAAGTTTATGACGAATCAAGGAGCACCCAATCAGGGAATTCCCAACATTCGAAAATCTGTGAAGGCATGCCAGCTTTGCATGGCGACTTCACATGCAACTgatgaatgtccacaacttttcgAAGATGAAGAGCTTAATGCTATTGGACAACAATCAGGAGGAAACAATGGAGGGCAGAACCAGAAACCTTTTGAGCCCTACAGACAGCAGTATAACAATCAAGGCTGGAGGCAACATGAGAACCTTAGGTACGACAACAACCACTATTTGGGGCCAAACCAAGGACAGACGAGTAACCCACCACAATActcgcaacaacctcaacaggcaagaGGATCCTCCCTATCAGAGCTAGTGCATCAAATGGCACAGCAACAAGTGAAGTTCCAGAGTGAGACCGAAAAGTTCATAATGGAGACAAGaggaggaatgcagaatgtgaactcccaactatcacatcttgcccaagcagTCGCCAGACTTGAAAGCAAGCAAGGGACACTCCCATCCCAAGTGGAGGTGAAGAAGGTGAATGCCATGACGCTCAGAGGGGGAAAAGAGTTGCCCGAAATTGTGAAAGAAAAAGACCAAGAGAAGCTGGAGATCAACGAACAAGTCGGAATGGGATCAGCAGATGAAGAAGAATTTGCCAGAGAGAAAGAGGCAACGCGAAAGGCGACAGAGAAGGGAAAAGGGAAATCAAGCCAGACCGAGCCCATACTTCCTTTCCCAGGCAGagcagccaaggaacaagaaaaGGAAGAGCTAACCGAACTggtcaaaatcttcaagaaggtGGAGGTCAATATGCCCCTCTTGGTTGCACTACGCTCTATGCCCAGATGTGCGAAGTTTCTCAAGGAACTCTGCACTAGGAAAGTCAAGTACACTGATGATGCGAAATTTCAAGTGGGAGAGTCTGTATTCGCGGTCTTACAAAGAGATATGCCGACAAAATGTGGAGATCCTGGGATGTTCTACATTCCTtgttga